One segment of Macrotis lagotis isolate mMagLag1 chromosome 1, bilby.v1.9.chrom.fasta, whole genome shotgun sequence DNA contains the following:
- the LOC141497330 gene encoding olfactory receptor 1N2-like, producing the protein MEQDNKTSISEFILLGLSEKPDQQRLLFGLFLAMYLITVLGNLLIILAIGSDSHLQSPMYFFLANLSFADICFTSASIPKMLVNIETQHQTISYVGCITQLYFLLVFGGLDNLILAAMAYDRYVAICHPLHYTTIMSPQHCVLMLSVCWTLTNIPALTHSILLAHLDFCTHQAIPHFYCDISPLLRLACSDTNLNELMVIILGAIFLTIPLALIVLSYAHITSAVLGFSSPEGRWKAFSTCGSHLTVVLLFYGSLMGVYLFPASSHSVQRESAAAVLYMVVTPMMNPFIYSLRNRDMKGALGRLLGNGKTLSSP; encoded by the coding sequence ATGGAACAGGATAATAAAACAAGCATCTCTGAATTTATCCTCTTGGGACTTTCTGAAAAGCCAGATCAGCAGAGACTATTATTTGGGCTTTTCCTGGCCATGTACCTGATCACTGTGTTGGGGAATCTTCTCATCATACTAGCCATTGGCTCTGACTCCCATCTCCAAAGCCCCATGTATTTTTTCTTGGCCAATTTGTCCTTTGCAGACATCTGCTTCACATCAGCTTCTATTCCCAAGATGCTGGTGAATATTGAGACCCAACATCAAACCATCTCCTACGTTGGATGTATCACTCAACTATATTTCCTTCTTGTATTTGGGGGTTTGGACAACCTTATCCTGGCTGCAATGGCTTATGACCGCTATGTGGCCATCTGCCATCCCCTTCATTACACCACAATCATGAGCCCCCAGCACTGTGTGCTGATGCTGAGTGTATGCTGGACTCTCACCAATATTCCTGCCCTAACACATAGCATTCTTCTGGCCCACCTGGACTTCTGTACTCATCAGGCCATTCCCCACTTCTACTGTGATATTAGTCCCCTACTAAGGTTGGCATGCTCAGATACCAACTTAAATGAACTTATGGTAATCATCCTGGGAGCAATATTCCTCACTATTCCCCTTGCCCTCATTGTCCTCTCCTATGCCCATATTACTTCTGCTGTCCTTGGTTTCTCCTCTCCTGAAGGGAGATGGAAAGCCTTCTCTACCTGTGGATCCCACCTCACTGTAGTTTTACTCTTTTATGGCTCCCTAATGGGTGTATATTTATTTCCTGCATCAAGCCATTCTGTCCAAAGGGAAAGTGCAGCTGCTGTCCTCTATATGGTGGTGACCCCCATGATG